One segment of Nomia melanderi isolate GNS246 chromosome 10, iyNomMela1, whole genome shotgun sequence DNA contains the following:
- the LOC143175002 gene encoding uncharacterized protein LOC143175002, whose amino-acid sequence MADGEEITTEAGVTTADATDGITETEDETKEETKTDGSTRDIKKKKKFSIKKCMEKRWKCDDMPPWKVHVSKSDMDVAPEVSKTDSGKWPGLWPCTTRDIVKELKERRRQKRRQRKDLFPCEPDADEDVLDDPQNDYSDRKELGHARIPPVCPPLSKEWAVDRAAGEQPGLVDGDYIVFELPSKGKGTRIYADVCIRGLKGMHLPELGLFRQRRKTWKFCFYQAIVALLAKTQLRYKYAWGANIDYIYDHAWMLYTHMGMINVKEKQRLDDIVVYNYKYSIEVELLRELNDVPVITTIPWDYEEPNLKRKLKLERKELMNVQVELGSEKITDDQKSSVHEGIKKIEDWFDKLKVRYRNCIFRTTRFCLAFWKDNLFWYLYNPYRCDEFGFWDDNGFACILKFCSKESLRRHLMILMLRAYVHVVPTSSIQKPRGEESQPESILLGEDAPVVAQPEEEPWEEENFTVQIYHVTHHCCQIHNLKLLQRTAPKPAQRLVKRKTIDDCPFDPLDVRDPCTIEQEEGDLRDAIEKPTWLKLYKITWAKCTPLAQKKKGSKEATGGKMRWHQYVVEESNKLFSLWGELHITDGMFDRENRGMQTYACYVVCAGMTRIMAPEYWSSKTLDVIVMCGDRYYTHSKLEAEFKATKTEYSHVNCWNRYLMSHFKIGETMFEAKVLPAICGRLYSKSARYLWQCLEQMFLKYQFGILTCESSCLGIFKFCGAYYVCDVNSVGPPLFTYGEGAVYLLRATYFYKFITILVLTVGSPECSQFALNPIEILKVMDVGLAALPIGRAEKRRDKRLTKIECPFDEEKKKQMRKWKGRRQETSKTIDKMCCKGAD is encoded by the exons ATGGCGGACGGAGAAGAAATTACGACCGAGGCCGGTGTCACCACCGCCGACGCGACGGACGGTATAACTGAAACTGAAGACGAAACGAAAGAGGAGACGAAAACAGATGGCTCGACCCGCGATatcaagaaaaagaaaaagttctcGATAAAGAAGTGCATGGAGAAACGATGGAAATGCGACGACATGCCACCGTGGAAG GTCCACGTGTCTAAATCAGACATGGACGTAGCGCCCGAGGTTTCCAAAACTGACAGCGGTAAATGGCCCGGGCTGTGGCCGTGCACAACACGGGACATAGTGAAGGAATTGAAGGAACGCCGTAGACAGAAACGGAGACAACGGAAGGACTTGTTCCCCTGCGAGCCGGACGCAGACGAGGATGTCCTGGACGATCCGCAGAACGACTACTCCGACCGTAAAGAATTGGGCCACGCGAGGATACCGCCGGTTTGTCCCCCACTCAGCAAAGAATGGGCAGTGGATCGGGCTGCTGGTGAACAACCCGGATTAGTCGACGGTGATTACATCGTTTTCGAGTTACCGTCGAAGGGGAAGGGAACCAGAATTTATGCGGACGTGTGTATACGCGGCTTGAAAGGGATGCATTTGCCGGAGCTGGGACTCTTCCGACAGCGTCGGAAAACGTGGAAGTTCTGCTTCTACCAGGCCATCGTTGCGCTTCTGGCTAAAACACAATTAAG ATACAAGTACGCATGGGGCGCGAACATCGATTACATCTACGACCACGCGTGGATGCTATACACCCACATGGGCATGATCAACGTGAAGGAGAAGCAACGATTGGACGACATCGTCGTGTACAATTACAAATACAGCATCGAAGTCGAGTTGCTCCGGGAGCTGAACGACGTGCCCGTGATAACCACCATTCCCTGGGACTACGAAGAGCCAAACTTAAAACGCAAACTGAAACTCGAGCGCAAAGAGCTGATGAACGTCCAAGTAGAGCTCGGCTCCGAAAAAATCACCGATGATCAAAAgtcctcggtccacgaggggatCAAGAAGATCGAGGATTGGTTCGACAAGCTAAAAGTCCGCTATCGAAATTGCATATTCCGCACCACCCGATTCTGCCTAGCTTTCTGGAAGGACAATCTTTTCTGGTACTTGTATAACCCTTACCGCTGCGACGAGTTCGGTTTCTGGGACGACAACGGGTTCGCCTGTATCCTAAAGTTCTGCTCGAAAGAATCTTTAAGAAGACATTTAATGATACTAATGTTGAGAGCGTACGTCCATGTCGTTCCGACATCGTCTATACAGAAGCCTCGAGGAGAAGAGTCCCAGCCAGAGTCAATCCTGCTAGGAGAAGACGCTCCGGTTGTAGCTCAGCCGGAAGAGGAACCTTGGGAGGAAGAAAATTTCACTGTCCAGATATACCACGTGACTCATCATTGTTGCCAGATCCACAATCTGAAGCTGCTTCAGCGGACGGCGCCGAAGCCAGCCCAAAGACTCGTGAAGAGGAAGACGATAGACGATTGTCCATTCGATCCTCTGGACGTTAGGGATCCGTGCACGATCGAGCAAGAAGAGGGCGATCTGAGGGACGCGATCGAGAAACCGACCTGGCTGAAACTGTACAAGATCACCTGGGCCAAGTGTACGCCGCTTGCCCAGAAGAAGAAGGGTAGCAAAGAGGCTACCGGTGGCAAGATGCGCTGGCACCAGTACGTCGTCGAGGAGTCCAACAAACTGTTCTCGCTTTGGGGCGAGCTGCACATCACGGACGGCATGTTCGACAGAGAGAACCGGGGCATGCAGACGTACGCTTGTTACGTGGTGTGCGCTGGGATGACGAGGATCATGGCGCCTGAGTACTGGAGCTCGAAGACCCTGGACGTAATCGTGATGTGCGGGGACAG ATACTACACGCACAGCAAGTTAGAGGCAGAGTTCAAGGCGACCAAGACCGAGTACAGTCACGTGAACTGCTGGAACAGGTACCTGATGAGCCATTTTAAAATCGGGGAAACGATGTTCGAAGCAAAAGTGTTGCCAGCTATTTGTGGCAGGCTTTACTCGAAGTCTGCCAGGTATCTGTGGCAGTGTTTGGAACAGATGTTCCTTAAGTATCAGTTCGGTATCCTCACCTGCGAGAGTTCTTGCCTGGGGATCTTCAAGTTCTGCGGTGCTTATTACGTCTGCGACGTGAACTCCGTTGGTCCGCCATTGTTCACTTATGGGGAGGGTGCAGTGTACCTTCTGCGagctacatatttttataaattcatcaCGATCTTGGTACTAACTGTTGGCTCACCGGAGTGCAGCCAGTTCGCCCTGAATCCCATTGAGATTCTCAAGGTCATGGACGTCGGGTTAGCCGCCCTTCCGATCGGAAGGGCTGAGAAGAGGAGGGACAAGAGGTTGACCAAGATCGAGTGCCCATTCgacgaggagaagaagaaacagaTGAGAAAATGGAAGGGCAGGAGGCAGGAAACTTCCAAGACTATCGATAAAATGTGCTGTAAAGGCGCTGACTGA